The Primulina tabacum isolate GXHZ01 chromosome 7, ASM2559414v2, whole genome shotgun sequence genome includes a window with the following:
- the LOC142551039 gene encoding uncharacterized protein LOC142551039: MSSEMFSYENSILTDPFFPFTDSSAIDANFHLPSEVFQEIHEYQATDTVPVDETNLLNEIASALLSSSPPSFKLENLSLTHLRNEGRNTVLGGVKTEECGLKFNANAFLPHNIDEYAVKFMPRSYSSNSFVNNDQNSLFRAQLDSVMETDQNLQIQMLSPPESSIFASGQMRRVCSTGDLQNVKTNHLPKTNVLSSSPLSAEKSPMEEANFKIGRYSAEERKERIDRYKAKRTQRNFNKTIKYACRKTLADNRVRIRGRFARNDECGEIPKALMFHRYEDEDYFWNDIFHREDEEGIELVGSSSFDGLGATMLQTQYENQNHRLITSCREQMPR, from the exons ATGTCTTCTGAGATGTTTTCATACGAAAACTCTATTCTCACCGATCCATTCTTCCCATTCACCGATTCCTCCGCCATTGATGCCAACTTTCATCTCCCCTCAGAAGTTTTTCAAGAAATTCATGAATATCAAGCCACTGATACAGTCCCAGTTGATGAAACAAATCTTCTAAACGAAATCGCGTCTGCTTTGCTCTCATCTTCCCCACCAAGTTTCAAGCTCGAAAATTTATCTCTAACCCATTTGAGGAATGAGGGCCGGAACACTGTTTTGGGTGGTGTGAAAACAGAGGAATGTGGATTAAAATTCAATGCAAATGCTTTTCTGCCACATaatattgatgaatatgcagtgAAGTTCATGCCAAGGAGTTACAGCAGCAATTCTTTCGTAAATAATGACCAGAATTCATTGTTTCGAGCTCAACTCGACAGTGTTATGGAGACTGATCAGAATTTGCAGATTCAAATGCTTAGTCCACCTGAAAGCAGCATCTTCGCCTCCGGTCAAATGAGAAGGGTTTGTAGCACTGGAGATTTACAG AATGTGAAAACAAATCACTTGCCGAAGACAAATGTGTTGAGCTCAAGTCCATTATCGGCAGAAAAGTCACCAATGGAGGAAGCAAATTTCAAAATAGGACGCTACAGTGCAGAAGAAAGGAAGGAGAGAATCGATAGGTACAAAGCCAAAAGGACTCAAAGAAATttcaataaaacaattaag tatgCATGCCGGAAAACATTAGCGGACAATCGAGTGAGGATACGAGGAAGGTTTGCTCGGAACGATGAATGCGGTGAGATTCCGAAAGCATTAATGTTTCACAGATACGAGGATGAAGATTATTTTTgg AACGACATATTCCACCGAGAAGACGAGGAAGGGATCGAACTAGTAGGATCGTCGTCCTTCGACGGTTTGGGTGCAACAATGTTACAAACACAGTATGAGAATCAAAATCACCGATTGATCACAAGTTGTAGAGAGCAGATGCCAAGATGA
- the LOC142552220 gene encoding brassinosteroid-responsive RING protein 1-like produces the protein MGFPVGYTELFFPNLLVYVLTLLGFIRKALHAAFSFFGLGDFLEPETLSVSAREESGSEPKSVSAVLIRELLPVVMFSDLAEMDPPENCAVCLYELNGEDEIRRLTNCRHIFHRSCVDRWMDHDQKTCPLCRTQFIPEDMQEAFNERLWLASGISDFYCDNSPITTGL, from the coding sequence ATGGGGTTTCCTGTGGGATATACTGAGTTATTTTTCCCCAACTTACTGGTCTACGTATTGACGCTTCTGGGATTCATCCGGAAAGCTTTGCATGCCGCATTCTCCTTCTTTGGGCTCGGGGATTTCCTGGAGCCCGAAACGCTGTCGGTTTCCGCCAGGGAGGAATCCGGGTCGGAGCCCAAGTCAGTTTCTGCGGTGCTGATTCGGGAGCTGCTACCGGTGGTGATGTTCTCCGATTTGGCGGAGATGGACCCACCGGAGAACTGCGCGGTTTGCCTGTATGAATTAAACGGGGAAGATGAGATCCGACGGTTGACGAACTGCAGGCACATATTCCACCGGAGCTGCGTGGACCGTTGGATGGACCACGACCAGAAGACGTGTCCCCTGTGCCGCACGCAGTTTATTCCGGAGGACATGCAGGAGGCTTTCAACGAGAGGCTGTGGTTGGCTTCTGGCATTTCTGATTTCTACTGCGACAATTCTCCCATTACCACCGGCTTGTAG